Proteins found in one Hevea brasiliensis isolate MT/VB/25A 57/8 chromosome 18, ASM3005281v1, whole genome shotgun sequence genomic segment:
- the LOC110641790 gene encoding pyruvate dehydrogenase E1 component subunit beta-3, chloroplastic encodes MATVFHGLGAAMGLTASNSFDCKKLLLPSRRSFLERKASLLLVRSDGSGNLNVGSNSRARRAEQLITNAVATKADNSAPSTASKSGHELLLFEALREGLEEEMERDPTVCVMGEDVGHYGGSYKVTKGLATKYGDLRVLDTPIAENSFTGMGIGAAMTGLRPVVEGMNMGFLLLAFNQISNNCGMLHYTSGGQFKIPIVIRGPGGVGRQLGAEHSQRLESYFQSIPGIQMVACSTPYNAKGLMKAAIRSENPVILFEHVLLYNLKERIPDEEYICNLEEAEMVRPGEHVTILTYSRMRYHVMQAAKTLVNKGYDPEVIDIRSLKPFDLYTIGNSVKKTHRVLIVEECMRTGGIGASLTAAITENFHDYLDAAIVCLSSQDVPTPYAGTLEEWTVVQPAQIVTAVEQLCQ; translated from the exons ATGGCTACAGTTTTCCATGGACTAGGAGCTGCAATGGGTTTAACGGCTTCTAATTCATTCGATTGCAAGAAATTACTGCTTCCCTCTCGCAGATCCTTTTTGG AGAGGAAAGCGAGCCTCCTCTTGGTCAGATCTGATGGCAGCGGGAACCTCAACGTGGGTTCTAATTCAAGAGCTCGCAGGGCCGAGCAGTTGATTACCAATGCTGTTGCG ACAAAGGCTGATAATTCTGCACCTTCCACGGCATCTAAATCTGG ACATGAACTTCTACTCTTTGAGGCTCTAAGAGAAGGCTTGGAGGAAGAAATGGAGAGAGATCCCACTGTTTGTGTCATGGGTGAAGATGTGGGTCATTATGGAGGTTCATACAAGGTGACAAAAGGCCTGGCAACGAAATATGGGGATCTTAGAGTTCTTGACACCCCTATTGCTGAGAATTCCTTCACTGGTATGGGTATTGGTGCTGCCATGACTGGCTTGAGGCCAGTTGTTGAGGGTATGAACATGGGTTTTCTCCTTCTAGCTTTCAATCAGATCTCGAACAACTGTGGCATGCTTCACTACACATCCGGTGGACAGTTTAAAATACCCATAGTTATACGTGGACCTGGTGGAGTTGGGCGGCAACTTGGTGCTGAACACTCACAACGCCTTGAATCATATTTTCAATCAATTCCAGGAATCCAAATGGTTGCATGCTCAACCCCTTATAATGCTAAGGGCTTGATGAAAGCTGCAATCCGAAGTGAGAACCCAGTGATACTTTTTGAACATGTTTTGCTTTACAACCTCAAGGAGAGAATCCCTGATGAAGAATATATCTGTAACCTTGAAGAGGCTGAGATGGTTAGGCCTGGAGAGCATGTTACTATTTTAACCTACTCACGGATGAGATATCATGTGATGCAGGCTGCCAAAACTTTAGTGAACAAGGGATATGATCCTGAAGTGATTGATATCAGATCACTGAAACCTTTTGATCTCTACACAATTGGGAATTCTGTGAAGAAGACACATCGTGTGCTGATTGTGGAGGAATGCATGAGGACTGGTGGCATTGGTGCTAGCTTGACTGCAGCCATCACAGAAAATTTCCATGACTATTTGGATGCTGCAATTGTATGCTTGTCTTCACAGGACGTACCAACCCCCTATGCTGGGACACTGGAGGAATGGACTGTAGTTCAACCTGCTCAGATTGTGACAGCAGTTGAGCAGTTATGCCAGTAA